The genomic DNA AGCTCATAACAGGCAGCATCACCTCTGAGGTGGGAACCCACCTCTCTGCAAACCAAAGGCACAGCTTCCCCCCTCCCGCCGCCTTGGGGCGGTAGGGGGCGTGGGAAAAGAGGAGGGTGGACCCCACTGGTtcagctccagcccctcccccaggaggGCTCACTTTGCCTTGTTTCTTGTCTTGTTTTCTGGAACGGGGTCAGACCCAGCGCCCAGCAAAGCCCTTGGATGCTAGAGACTAGATTCAGATCGCCGACAGAGGAtggcccagctgcctctgctgggaCACTGCTGTGGGGGGAAGCTCACAGCACCAGAAGGCCCAGCTGTTTTAGAATGGGCACAGCTCACCAGACAGTCTGCTAGCTTGGTGGCTAACAAACCGTGGTTTGCCGGGGCACAGCGAAGGGGAAAAGAGGTTTCTACGGGACGGTCTCTCACTGTTAATAATAATTAGTTCGATAGACTGCTTTTCCTCAGACCACCTCCATGCACTTCACCATCTTTAACATATGCAAGGTGGACTGGGCTCCAGAAGACCTGCGTTcaagtcctggctctgcccctgggtggaccttggacaagtcactttgccgttgtgtgcctcagtttccctatctgtaacaGGGGGAGAATCCTTCTCTGCCTCCCAGggatgtgcggggggggggggagccatgGCCGTGGGCGAGACACTCAGAGACGCCGGTGACGAGAGTGAGATTAACACCTGGCTGCTCTGACACGCGGCATCCCCCGCCCTCCGTGCCTACTGGGGATGGCGCACCCTGCGGGCGGCTGCAGTAAGTGCCTCGTTGTCCTCCCTAGGTTTGGTGCGGCAGCTTCCATGTCTATTCTGGACTGCAGGTGCCCAGCGCTGTCAAATGCCTGCAGAAGCGAAACAGCACCGCCAGCAGCTCCAACGCCAGCCTGACTTAGACGCGCGTGGCCCCCCCCGGCGCGGTGGGACCGGGCCCAGCTTTGCCGTGGGACTGGGCCACCTCCTGGCTCCCTGGAACCAGGGAGAGACGCAGTGCGTGGCCCGTTCAGTTTTCTTTCCTCCCAGTTCCTGGAAGGCTGCTTGAGGCGGAGAGGCTGGTGCTGCAGTGACTCGAAGGCTCTGAATGTCCCGAGACTCACCTGCCTACGACTGTAAACCCACCTCCCCCTCCCAAGCGCATCCCTTCCTGCCGCCTCACACTTGCCTTTAAGAGACAGGGGGACGTCCACGAGCCAGACTTGTGCCAAAGGCAGGCCGTGCAGATGACCGCCTTTAAGCGCCCCGGGATCTCGAGTCCAGAGCATGGGGCCTCCTCTGGCTGAAAGCaggtttttgtttgggtttttttgaggcCCGGCTGTCCTAAAACCCGACGCTTAAAGGTGGCACTAGGAACGTGGGCATGCGTCTGCTTTTAGAGCCCGATAGCCTCTCGGCTGACAAATGCTGCTTCTGGCCTTAATAATAAACCCTGCTCTAGGAACAGCCTTGCCCTCTGCTGTCTGGTGTCGGCTTGTGCTAAGGCGAGCCAGTGGCGGTCGGGGGGCCAGGCGCGGTCGGGGGGCCAGGCGCGGTCGGGGGGCCAGGCGCGGTCGGGGGGCCAGGCGCAGGGAAGAGACGACGGCGTCTTTGCTGCTTGCTGCTCCTGCCACGAGGCACCTGCCCGTGTGCAGTCGGTCCTccctggggttgtggggggggggaagagagcccCCAGCCGAATCACTGGGTTCTCCCGAAATTCCCAGGGTGGGTCATTGCCATCCGCGGCAGGGCTTAGCAGGCAGGACCGTGCTTCCCACGCAGCTGGCCTCCACCAAGGATGGGGGAAAGGCCCGAtccggggagggaagggggggtcaCCCAAGGGGCTGACTGCTGAAGGAGGTTTTACATCTAAACCCTCTGTAACAGGGAAGAGatcaaaacaacccccccaccctgcttGGCCTTGCATGGGCTGGAGTGCAGGGCAGTAGCGTCCCACAAAGAGGTAACAGCCTCTCTCTGCGGTGGCCACAGTCCTGGCCCAGCTACCATGTCAGTGGAATAACATTTATCCCTCTCTCCTATTTCAGGACTGTGGGTGAATGGCGCGGGGTCAGGTATCTGGGGGGTTGGCAGCTGGGTGGGCTCCCACCCCAGAGGCCCTTTGCAGCAAAGTTGCAGCGTGGGCAGATGGCACAGGAGGGTAGGCAGAGGGTTTCCAGGCTGGGCTCACTCCTGCTTTCTGTGTAGCTCTTGAGTTAATTAAGCCCCAGTGTACAGCCTGGCTTTGGGCCCGAAGGGGGAAAATTCTCAAGTGGGCCCCATGATGTGGGGTACCCAACCTGAGGCAGATGGCACCTGCTGTTCAAAAGGGCTGAGCCTCCCACCACTCCCACAGGAATTTGGGGTTCTCAgaccctctgaaaaccaggcccaagctgtctcaagttgggcaccccaaaaaTCACGAGCGACTCACCCAAGGTCTCACAGCCTGGTAGCGGCACAGCCAGGAGCCCATCTCTAGCCCCTGCACCcagtcccctctccccagccgACGTGCGGAGTTAGGATGTGACCGCGACTGCAGGAGGCTGGGGCTAGCACCGGTGAGTCGAGGGAAAACGGTCGATTTTATTAGCAACGTATGCAAAGTGGGTAACAATCGAACACTGTACAAATCCCTTCAAAAGCACCGGCCTCCGTACAGCCGGAGAGCCAGCCCTCAGCTGGCGTACAGCCGCACAGCACCGCCGATTTCAAGGCACACCACCAAGTGCAACGTACTGGATAGACTGAGAGGGGCCGTGCATCACCACCTCTAGCATCATTGCGCACCATGGCATGTgccaaagacaagctgcccagGGCACTGCTTGGAAGAGTCCAGTGCACCGGCCAGGCCACTCTGTCTGGCCCCCTGCTTGCAGGGGTTagcaggaagggaagggaggcagCCTGCACAGATCAGAGAgaagggcagggggtttggggatAGGCCCGTGCCTGGGAGAGGGAATGATTCATGGCTGAGGCTTTAAAGGGAATTTGACATTTGGAAAAATACTGATTCATACTCAGAGGAACGGAGGATCTTTTCCCCAGAGGGACTTAGGAGAATTAAAGATCTAAAtgagctgttgccactcaagaaagagatcttggagccattgtgaatcattgtctgaaaacatctgcttaatgtacagcagcagtcaaaaaagctaaacaGTGTTAGGCACCaggaggaaagggatagataatgagacagaaaatatcataatgccaccgtataaatccatggtacggccacaccttgaatactgcatgcatttctggtcaccccatctcaaaaaaaattggaaaaggtacagagaagggcaacaaaaatgatcaggggcatggaacagcttgcataggaggagagattgaaaagacagacttttcagcttggaaaaaagacaactaaggatATGATAGAAGGCAGTATTatttttaccccttcacataacacaataaccaggggtcacccaatgaaattaataggcagctggtttaaagcaaacaaaaggaagtatttcttcacacaacatgcagtcaacctgtggaactccttgccaggggatgttgtggaggccaaaagtataactgggttcaaaaaggaattagatccGTTCATGGAGGGTAGGCCCATCAACAgtgattagccaagatggtcagggatgcaacaccataaTCTGGGTGTCtgtagcctctgactgccagaagctgggactggatcactcaataactgccctgttctgttcattccctccgaagcatcaggcactggccactgttggcagacaggacactggactagatggtctgttggtctgacccagtcttgCTGTTCTAATTGATGAGTGCAGATGTTGGAGAGGGACTGAGGAGCTCCCTGGAGTCCTGGGTAGTGTTGGCAGGGGCCATGAGACCTTCCCGTGCACCACCCTGCCAACACACCCAGTTCCAAATTGGagctccctgctgtaccagccctgggcccccactCACAGCTCGGCCGGTGCCCTCAGCCCTGAGGCACACCTCTGTCAATGCAACCCACTTCAGGactgccctgggctccccctacATACAGCTTTGTTGATGCCCCTCAaacccaacctgcagcccccctgctattctaGCCCTGGGATGCCCCGgccagccctgccactgcccctcaaTTCTAGCTTCCAGCCCCGCTGGCATTCCAGGCACAGGTGTGCCCCTCAGCTCTGCCTTTGGTTTACCCCGCACTGTGAAACACCCCTAAGCAGACTGGgcctaggaaaaaagaaaaaggagtacttatggcaccttagagactaaccaatttatttgagcataagctttcgtgagctacagctcacatccgatgaagtgagctgtagctcacaaaagcttatgctcaaataaattggttagtcgctaaggtgccacaagtcctccttttctttttgcaaatacagaccaacacggctgttactctgaaacctgagcacaGGAAGGCGTCACCCATCTCCCCCGCCTCCTGTGCCTTTTAAGCCTGATCTGCAACATGCAAAGGGCCTGGTCTAGGCAAATGAGTCCGAGCGCAGCACACAAGCCCTGAGGCTTCCTCCCTGATCTGGGGGGTGGGATTAGCTCCTTGCCCACAGCCCTCCTGGGACTGTGGGAATCACATGGCTATTAAAGGTGCTCTGGCGTTACCCGCAGAGACCCCCTtgctctgcagcagggccagtCGCAGCCTGCCGGGATCTGGATTAGCTTCCTCTCTGGTGGCAAGGGCACACAGCTGCGCCCAGATCCACCCATGGGGCATCGTTCCCTCCCTTTGGCACTTGCTGCTTGTCCAGGCACGTGGCACCCACAGACCACATCACACCGGGCTTAGGGGCAGCCACTCTGAGCCACGGAAAGGGCACAGCCAGGGCCCAATGCAAGGTGGCAGCCTTGCCCCTAGAAAAAACACCAAAGGGCCCAGAGCTAAGGCTATGTCGGCGAGGTGGGGGGCCGCGAGCCCTACAAACCAGTGTCTCCCGGTGCTGGGAAAGGGCCAGAGAAGAAGGGCCGGGCCCTGGGTACGTGATCAACGCTGCACAAGAGTTGGGAGAGGTTTGGGGCCAAGGTTTTGTTCCCTGGGAGGACTGGAACCCTGTGTTCCCAGCAGAACCCTCCTCGCCCGCCATGCCATCCGTGCAGGGCAGCGGGTCAGTTCTCCAGGTTGGCTCTTCGTTCCTGTAGCTTCCGTGCCAGCTCCTCTGATATGTCTAcggggagagagaaggtgggtacAGAACCTCTCCGGAgccgggactagaacccaggggtcctgactTGCCGTCATCAGCGCTAGCCACTAGTCCCCACCACCTACCAAAGCTGAGAccacaacccaggagtcctggctcccagacccctgctCTGGCCACACAATAACCAGCAGTGCTACAGTCCACTGAAAGCCAAGGGCAATGGCCACATGCAGCCCCGCCTCTCGTGCCAAGGGGGCCTCCCCTTACCTGTGGGGAGGTCTCCGACCCACGACGTGGCCTGGCGGGAGGCCTGGCTGCTACCATGTTGCCGTAGGTTGAGGGCGCTTCTGGGTGTCCTCATATACTGGCCTTTAGCGGCTGGGTATGGAGAGTGCAGAGCTGGTCAACAGAGCACAGGAGCCCGCGTCCTCTCCTCTTGCCCCATCCCGCTCCACCTCCCAGGCCGGAGATCCTTCCCAGCACTCAGCCCAGAGGGTAGCCTGGGACCTGCTTGCATGGGTAGCCCTGGGGGAATCCTGCAGTGCATTGTGGGGGATGGCGAACCTGGACGCTACACCTGATgccctgggcaagtcacgtcccttttccgtgcctcagtttcccgctcTGTACCACGTGGCTGTGTttgtggaggtggggagggatagctcagtggtttgagcattggcctgctaaacccagggttgtgagttcaatccttgagggggccatttaggaatctggggcaaaaattggggattggtcctgctttgagcagggggttggactagatgatttcctgaggtcccttccaaccctgagattctatgatctacAGACAGGAAGTGCTGGAGAAGCACTCAGGGTTACTACCCACTCTGCTGGAGGTAAGGTCGCAGTCCAGACAGCATTGCCCAACCTGCAGCTGTATGGGGCTCCTGGACGCTGGGGTCCCAACCCAACAGGGTCAAATGAAAAACACCCTAGGGACTCGGGACAGCTCCCCCTTTATCTCCATTCTGGCACATCCCCCGACCCCCTCACTGGAGCCGCACACCCTCTGCTGCGCCCACCCTGCTCCCTACGGGGCTGAgcttccccagccccactgacCTGGCCAAGCGGGGCAGAGGGAGATGGTGGCAGAATGGGCTTTGCAATGGGGCCAGCAGGGCTCAGGGTTGCTTAGACCTCGAGGTGTGATAGCCAGCCAcacaggcggggagggggggtggttcTCTGCTCCTGCATGGGCcagtggggccgggggagggagcaAATCAAGTGGCtcccaggggctgagcagtgcCAGGTCAGGCCCCAAGTGACTGGGACAAACTGGGCTTATCCCGTGggaacctgcacccctcactgccctaGGGGCATCCTCAGTGGCCAGCCGAGGGCTCGGGCACGAGCTCTGGCAATCGCGATGGGAAAGGGgggtggttagagcagagagccTTGGGGGGAGAACGGGGGTGGGCACCGAATCAGCTGGCAATGGCTGTACCTGGCTTGCTGGGTGGTACAGGCGGCGCCTTGGTCTGGCCGCCCCTCTCCCAAATCACCTTCACGGGGCCCACCGTGGCTGAAAACAAAAGTGAAGACGCTCAGTCCCCTGGCTCCTCCCAGCACATCCCCCCaccctaaccccccaccccagagcttgtcCCTGCCGCCGGATGCGGAACCCACGTCTGTCCCGTCACTTCTGAGCACTGGGAGCGTTTGGAGCTGGAGTCAAACTCAGGGGTGGCCCTGGGCCGCTCAAAGCTGGGCTATGGGGTCAGCATCCTTGGCAGGATGGGGGCCACccacccagctcctctccctcctctgcccatCCCAACCCAGCCACCCTCCCGATCTGTGCCCTCCCACTGTGACAGCCACCGAACTCCCAGTCCAGCAACTCATTTCAGcgggagtcaggcacctaaaggcctttgtggctctgggcctgggcagctAGAATGCGGTTTCCAGCAGTCCCAGGTCACGTAGCATCGCTTGTCCCGTCAagtccccagccaggctggggagggatccAGAGGACTAGAACCCGGCTCAGCTGCCACCCACGCTGAGCTGCATCCTCACACTCTGAACCCTGGGGGACTGAGCACCCCGCCCAGGGGAAACCCAATTGGCAGCCCCCCCCGAACCTCAGACTGGCCCAGGCACGCTAGGTCAGCATGGAGGAAATTCCAGGAAGCGGCTtgtgccagccagcagcaccCGGCCTGTCGCCGCCACCAACCCCGCTCTCGTTCCCTGCTTCAGGCTCCGACTCGCATTCCTGGCTTTCCCCTGGCGCCGACCTGAGGCCTGACTCCTGGTTTCCAGCTCCGGCTCCGCTCCCTAGCCTGACCCTGGCTCCCACACCAACCACCAGACCCTGcttctgctccaaccactaggcctgactcctgGTCCTACCCGCTAGGCCAAACCACCCACGCCCTGGTCGTGCCAGGCTGCCTCTGCTGGTCCTTTCACCTCTCCCTTTGTGCCCCGTAGGTTTCCCTCCTCTCTTTTCACTGGGATTCCTCCCCCTTCGCCAGTGACCGTCAGAGAGCAGCCCCTTCTCCTACACTAGCCACCTGGGGACCGGTCTCCCAGGGGAAGTGATGGGAGCACTAGACATGACCCATCCCACCTTGGCAGCCATGGACTGGAGGGTCCAAAAGACTTTTCTGTCCCTGATCTCTGGAAGGCCACTTAGATCCACTGCTGTGCCCCAACAACCCCCAGCATCCCCCAGTGGGGCTGGCTCCTTTCACCCTCCTCTGAGCTCCCAGGGGTGCTGCATCTCCCAGTTGTATCGCTGGTCTGGGGCAACAGATTCTGCATGTGGCCAGAGCATTTTCCTGCCCCAAGGGCAGCCGTGGGGAAAAGGGGAGTGCAAAGCCCAggcgtggggggcggggcaggggataGATCTTCTGTAGCAACGTGGCCTCTTGTGTTCAACACACTATCTCCGTTCTGAAAGGTCAGGCACAATAGCCAGTTTACTCACGGCAGGCTGGCTTTGGCTTTGTTCCCTTGATGGCTGccacatctgaaaaaaaaaaaaaacacaattgcatgagagaaggggagggagtggggagcctgAGCTGGGATCGCAGTCTGGGGTTTCCCCCAGAGACTTTTCTCCAGTACCAGGTCCCATTCCCgctccccggccccagcctgTCCCTCCTCGGGAGGGGATCGTGCCCTTCCACGCGGCACCAGAGATTCCCCTGAAGAACCGCACCAGCCAGATTCAGTGATGAGGCCAGCGTTATTTCATTCACCGGCCAGGATGGGGAGCAAGATTTTACCCAGCTAGGACACAATCTCCCCAGACCCCAGCTCACCTTCATCATTCACATAGGTCTCTTCTTGATCCTCCTCAGACGCAGGAGGCGTGGGAAGGGGCTTCGACAGAGGACTTTGTCTGGAGATGGGTGGAATCATTGCCTCCACTTTGGCACCGGCTGGGGAACCAGATGGGCACAGGGTTAGGTAAGGGGCACTGGCTGGCACGCAGTGGGGAAATGCAGACCCTAAAAtacagggctctgggagagcAGGCCAGGCCGGAGCACTCTGATTCAgcttgggctgggggcagggtatCGTGGGGGATGCAATCGTGTGTGATGAGCACACCAGACAGGTCAAATGCCACATCTAAATGGTGCCACTAGACAtcagggcactgctgggggggggggggggggagctcacAGCGCTGGAGTCCCAGCCGGCAGGggcagggcactgctgtgggggGGGAAGCTTGCAGGCGCCCTGTGCCAGCTCTCCAGAGCTGTGTTGCGGCCAGGCCATGGGAGGTCTGTGGGGCCTGGTGTGCATATTCTTCACAACCGAACAGCCCCGAACCCTGGAGGAACAAGCCAGGGCCCCTGAGCTGCAGCCAGTAGCAGGTGCCTGGAGCAGGCTGGGCACATTCACCTTTGGGGGGCTTTGGGCACGGGGGCATGGATGTTTCCCAGATGCTCTCTCCGTTCTCCTTATCAGTCTCCACAAACTCTGCAAAACACACCACAAAGAGaagggtcagagctgggggggctggcaggggagggagtCTGACCATGGGGGAGCATGGGGCTGGTGGGGACGCTGGGCAGCCCTGTaagggcagggggcagaagggaccaGGTGGagaggtggctggggggggggggagggaatcccCAGCAGTCAGGTCCTCTCCGTCCCTGCCCTACCATCCCAtgtgccctctccccacccccacccctcccaagtCCAGGCACCCTCTCCCAGACACACACTGCTAATGCATGTGCCCCCCTgggcccaccctgccccacccctttcacCCAGGCCCCATTGCCCACCCCCACTTAGCCATCTAATGTACATGCATACTCCCCCATGTgcgccctgccccccccgccacacacacacacaggtgccCCTCCCCAGAGGTATCTGCCACACACCCATACCTGTGCCCCCCGGCATGCACTGGCCCTTGGCTCACCCACCCATGCaaacccagcccccctgcccagaaTTTGCACCCGGAGCCCTCGAAACGGGGGAACCCACCTAACTTCTCAGCGTAATCCTCATCCAGGCTCAAGGGCACCAGGGTCTTCTTGGTGTTGGAGACGAAGTACTCCACCACATCAGCCAGGGAGGAGCAGtggtgctggggcagggtgggaaatCCTGTTAACCTCGGCTTTTGGCCACCCTCAGGCCCCTGCCACCGAGGGGCTGACCAGGCTTTGCACAACCCCCTCAGGGATCCTGCTCCCAGCCTAGCAGCCTGCGAGTGGCGCTCCCGGTCTGCAGGGCTCTCTGCTCCTAGCTGACACCCCCAGCTGGCAGTCAGCATGTGCCCTGCAGCATGAGGGTTGCCAGCCCCGGGTACGGTTATCCTAGCTGGTGTTACAGTCGAGGTTATTCTTATTTCTACACCTGTGGCTTTTTGGCCACATCATTGGTTCATGATACAGGAATGAATGGGAGAGCACAGCTGGGCACTGCTGCCTGGAACTgcttagctgtgtgtgtgtgtgtgtcctaggCCCTATAGAGCTTACAGAGATTCTCCTGTAGCGTAAGTGATCAAGGCCCGGCTTCTATGCCTGCTATCACCATGACGTTCCTTGGTGGCTGTGCTTCCAGGAGCCGTTTGTTCCCCCTGGGGCCCAGACCCGGGGCCCAGACCCTGCATAAGGTGGGGATGCAGAACTGGCCCACTCACCGGCCGATCAACCTCAACGACATATTGCTGTCCCGCACGGCTCACTTTGTAGTGCTTCACAACTGGGGTGCTGCAAGAGAAGGACGGGGAGATTGCACAACCCGACCCTCACACCGCTTGTGATCACAGCCCGTGCACTGGGATTCCCCTCTCAACACTAGTGCCAGGATTCgcactcccagccctgtgtgCACTGGgatcaccccacacacacacacacacacactagtgcCAGGATTCACACTCCTAGCCCTGTGTGCACTggggtcaccccctccccccccccactagtGCCAGGATTCACACTCCCAACCCCGTGCACTGGGattcccccctcacacacacgcacacactcgtGCCAGGATtcacactcccagccctgtgtGCACTGGgatcacccctcccccacacacacactagtgCCAGGATTCACACTCCGCCCCATGTGCAGGCTAGTGTCAGACCTGCCCCCTTCCAGCCCTGGGCCCGTCCCCCCAGCAGGAAGCCCCCGACCATCCCCCGCCTTCTCACCCGTTCAGCATCTGACACGTGGTCACCGAGATGCTCTTCCCGTCGCCCCCTGGACGCAGCAGCATGTTGCCGCAGTCCAGGTTCCTCTCCAGCAGGACCCGGGCCTCTGTCCTGGAGACCTTGAAATAGCAGCTGCAAGGACAGGACCCAGTTACCGCGCCAGGCCTTCCCTGGGCGACCTGGGACTCTCCAACCCCCCAGAGCCGCTGGCCCGTGACCCAGAGCCTCTGGGCTATTGCAGCTCCGAGACCATCAGGATGGGGGAGACCGTGAGCTGCAAGCCCCCCTGCTGCTCAGTTCCCCAGCGTGGGCTGGCACCAGCGTGGGCAGCTACGGTAACAGGGGCCAGGCGGCTCTCCTGATCCAGAGCACTGAGAGGGCGGgaggccctgggcaaggaggccGTCGGTTGGCATGGGCCGGGGCGAAGGGCTTGCTTCCGGGGAAGGCGCCAGGGGCTGGCCACTTGCAAGGCAGGATGCTGAACCAGACGGACCTTCAGCGGGATACCGGTACTGATGGGTCAGTGGTGCGGCAGGAGGGGAAGACGCCAGACAGGCTGGACTAGTGGCCTGAGCTGGCCCGACACGGGCCGGGGGACGCCAGACAGGCTGGACCAGTGGCCTGGCCTGACGTGGCAGGATGGAGGCACCGGCCCACCGCGCACTAGGCTCTCCCTCCGGCCCAGGCCCCACTCACGCCGGCATCTCCTCCTCCATCAACTCGTAGTGGAGGGAGCTCGTGCTGCGGCGTTGGCTCAGCTGGGCCCGTCGCTCCTGCTCTTTGGAGAGGGCTTCGGACATCATGTAGATGTGGCCGGGCAGCAACGTCAGGTTGGAGGGGACTTGCATCTGCAGGGACAGGGACGACACACTGAGTCTCCCCTGCAACGGGCTACAGACCAGACAGGGGCTTCCACTGACACCTCCCTCTCAGGACCTCAGTGCTGCTCCCATTCCTGGCCCGGGAGtcctcccacccaccctctgTGCGGCCCAGGAatcagccagcaggaggcgccaacgcggctcccacctgccagcccttGACTctgaccagcagggggcaggctcCTCACAAAGGGCTTCCCGGGGCTGAATCCGACATGGGACAACGGGGCTGGGAACCgctgggaggggagcccagggtgggCCCAGAGCACCCAACGGAGACCTGCCCCGACAGGGTTGTCAAGAAACACGGACTCAAGCCTGGACAAGGGCTCTCAAAGACGAGCTCTCGCCGCACGGGATACCTGGGGGAGAGacggggggcaggagagagggcagGGCTGTGTCTGCACTTGCAGGGTTGGTGGGAGGCGGGCACAGGTGAGTGTATCTAGGGTGGGCAGGGGCGGACAGGAGCGAGCGTGCGGGTACACAGAGTACACAGAGTGAGCGGAGGTGTGGGGTGGAttgtgtggggcaggggtgtgcacaTGGGGGTGCAAGGGCTGGGTCGGGTGGAGGGGGCCAAAGGGAGGGCAGGCAAGGGGGGCGGATTTCTCATTCCAACATCAGCCAGGCGCGTTACCTCCACCATGGTGAAGATGAAACCCTTCCACATCTCCCGAGCCTCCAGGCTCTCAGCCTGCAAGGGAAACACACGTTACTGGGGTAAAACCCAGAGTGCGGGGGTGAGGGAGGCAGAAGCCATGCAGGGCAAACGTACCTTTAACTTTACTTCCTGCCCCCTCAGCTTCAGGCTGAGCCCCACCCCCTCGTTGCTGGCCTGGGGGCCGCTCCGGAGGTAGCTGTCCGTCAGGGACACGAAGTTGTCCAGGTCGATCTTCTCCACGTACTGTGGAGGGCGAAGCACAGATCAGTGCGGGGGAAaatcagccagccccactcctgcaacCCAGAGCAGGGCCCTAGGGAGTCAGAGCAGAGAGATGCCCGCTAGGGagccctgcctggctggctgccccccacctcttctctgggATGCGGGTGTGTGAACACTTCTGGGTTGCTGATTCAAATCCAGCCCTGCTCAGAAGCATGGCTGACAGGAGTTGGCTGGGTCTCAGTGGACTGGTGCCCATGTCACCAAACCCACCCCTGCCGTGGGCACCAATTGGCTCCCCAGCCACCAGGCCCATGGCCGTGCAGGCTAAGCAAGCCTCTCACCCTTAATGGTGACTCTAGGGAACGGCCATCCCcatgggcgggtggggggggggggagaagggactcTTTCCCAGGTCAGAGGGATCGAGGCCCTCGCCACCCACATGGGCATGGCAGACCCCCAGCAAGCCGAGCCTCCCCAGGA from Lepidochelys kempii isolate rLepKem1 chromosome 25, rLepKem1.hap2, whole genome shotgun sequence includes the following:
- the STAP2 gene encoding signal-transducing adaptor protein 2 encodes the protein MALRPPLRGAKPKPSLPPHYYEGFLEKKGPQDKGYKKYWTGLQGLTLYFYNTNRDVQYVEKIDLDNFVSLTDSYLRSGPQASNEGVGLSLKLRGQEVKLKAESLEAREMWKGFIFTMVEMQVPSNLTLLPGHIYMMSEALSKEQERRAQLSQRRSTSSLHYELMEEEMPACYFKVSRTEARVLLERNLDCGNMLLRPGGDGKSISVTTCQMLNGTPVVKHYKVSRAGQQYVVEVDRPHHCSSLADVVEYFVSNTKKTLVPLSLDEDYAEKLEFVETDKENGESIWETSMPPCPKPPKAGAKVEAMIPPISRQSPLSKPLPTPPASEEDQEETYVNDEDVAAIKGTKPKPACPTVGPVKVIWERGGQTKAPPVPPSKPAAKGQYMRTPRSALNLRQHGSSQASRQATSWVGDLPTDISEELARKLQERRANLEN